A window of Polaribacter litorisediminis contains these coding sequences:
- a CDS encoding GNAT family N-acetyltransferase — MTSKDFIIREIEAKDNAALANVVRSVILEMGAPKVGTAYEDKATDQMFETYQKEKAKYFVLEYENKVIGGAGIAQLDNFEGNTCELQKMYFLPSARGKGLGAKLIAVCLDKAKEFGFENCYLETLPYMEAAVKLYKKYGFLHLEKPMGNTAHYSCNVWMIKKI; from the coding sequence ATGACAAGTAAAGATTTTATCATTAGAGAAATTGAAGCGAAAGATAATGCAGCACTTGCTAATGTGGTAAGGAGTGTAATTTTAGAAATGGGTGCCCCAAAAGTTGGGACGGCTTATGAGGATAAAGCTACCGATCAAATGTTTGAAACATATCAAAAAGAAAAAGCGAAATATTTTGTTCTAGAATATGAAAATAAAGTTATTGGAGGCGCAGGAATAGCGCAATTAGATAATTTTGAAGGAAATACTTGTGAACTACAAAAAATGTATTTTCTACCTTCGGCAAGAGGCAAAGGGTTAGGTGCAAAATTAATAGCAGTTTGTTTAGATAAAGCAAAGGAGTTTGGTTTTGAAAACTGTTATTTAGAAACGTTGCCCTACATGGAAGCTGCTGTAAAACTGTATAAAAAATATGGTTTTTTACATTTAGAGAAGCCCATGGGCAATACCGCTCATTATTCTTGTAATGTATGGATGATCAAAAAGATATGA
- the ribD gene encoding bifunctional diaminohydroxyphosphoribosylaminopyrimidine deaminase/5-amino-6-(5-phosphoribosylamino)uracil reductase RibD, translating to MGTARPNPSVGAVIVFNHKIIGEGFTAAYGGNHAEVNAVNSVKDKQLLKEATIYVTLEPCAHFGKTPPCADLLVKHQFKNVVIGCVDSNSLVAGKGIDRLRKAGIQVTVGVLEAECREHHKRFFTVQEQKRPYIILKWAETSDGFIFPELDSVAVNLKSRLLQQKEILGNDEKIQKVQAKPIWISNNISQQLVHKYRSQEQAILVGTNTVIADNPKLNVRTWTGNNPTRIVLDKSLRILKSVHVYDGSVKTIFITGKNISEIKSKESQLPENKENIIFEQIDFTKSVAKQICTVLQKHKIQSVIIEGGAQTLQTFLNENLWDEARVFIGANAFRKGIKAPVLSAKLKTITKIKNDFLKIYTND from the coding sequence ATAGGAACTGCACGTCCAAATCCGAGTGTTGGTGCTGTAATTGTTTTTAATCATAAAATTATTGGAGAAGGTTTTACGGCTGCTTATGGCGGAAATCATGCAGAAGTAAATGCCGTTAATTCCGTAAAAGACAAACAACTTCTTAAAGAAGCCACTATTTATGTAACCCTAGAACCTTGTGCGCATTTTGGTAAAACACCTCCTTGTGCAGATTTGTTGGTAAAACATCAATTTAAAAATGTGGTCATTGGTTGCGTAGATTCTAATAGTTTGGTTGCCGGAAAAGGAATTGACCGTTTAAGAAAAGCAGGTATTCAGGTAACTGTTGGTGTTTTAGAGGCTGAATGTAGAGAACATCACAAACGTTTTTTTACAGTTCAAGAGCAAAAAAGACCTTATATTATTTTAAAATGGGCAGAAACTAGTGATGGATTTATCTTTCCTGAACTCGATTCAGTAGCTGTAAATTTGAAAAGCAGATTGCTTCAACAAAAGGAAATACTTGGTAATGACGAAAAAATTCAAAAAGTTCAGGCAAAGCCCATTTGGATTTCAAACAACATTTCGCAACAATTAGTGCATAAATATAGAAGTCAAGAACAGGCAATATTAGTGGGCACTAATACGGTTATTGCAGACAATCCTAAATTAAATGTAAGAACTTGGACCGGGAATAATCCGACAAGAATTGTATTAGACAAAAGCTTAAGAATTCTGAAAAGCGTACATGTGTATGATGGGAGCGTAAAAACAATTTTCATCACTGGTAAGAATATCTCTGAAATAAAAAGCAAAGAATCTCAGTTACCAGAAAACAAAGAAAACATCATTTTTGAACAAATTGATTTTACAAAAAGCGTCGCCAAACAAATTTGTACCGTTTTACAGAAACACAAAATTCAGTCTGTAATTATTGAAGGTGGCGCACAAACTTTACAAACTTTTCTTAACGAGAATCTTTGGGATGAAGCTCGCGTTTTTATAGGCGCTAATGCATTTAGAAAAGGAATTAAAGCGCCTGTTTTATCAGCTAAATTAAAAACAATTACAAAAATTAAAAACGATTTTTTAAAAATTTACACCAATGATTAA
- a CDS encoding HAD-IA family hydrolase yields MIKNILFDFGDIFINLDKKATYKAMAALGVTEISDEMINVYHQYEKGLMSTANFIDFYNVKFGIPKADLVAAWNAILLDFPEKRLDFLKEIAASKKYRLFLLSNTNDLHIKWVQNSLGERFYNEFKDCFEQFYLSHEINFRKPDSEIYEFVLNENNLVAQETLFVDDLKENTEQAQKLGIHVWNLVPEKEEVTSLFTKNKFL; encoded by the coding sequence ATGATTAAAAACATCCTCTTCGATTTTGGCGATATTTTTATCAACTTAGATAAAAAAGCTACTTATAAAGCCATGGCTGCTCTGGGCGTTACTGAAATTTCTGATGAAATGATAAACGTTTATCATCAATACGAAAAAGGTTTGATGAGTACAGCGAATTTTATTGATTTTTATAATGTTAAATTTGGAATTCCGAAAGCCGATTTAGTTGCTGCTTGGAACGCAATTTTGCTAGATTTCCCTGAAAAACGTTTAGACTTTTTAAAAGAAATTGCTGCCAGCAAAAAATACAGATTATTTTTATTAAGTAATACCAATGATTTACACATAAAATGGGTGCAAAATTCTTTAGGAGAAAGATTCTACAATGAATTTAAAGACTGTTTTGAGCAGTTTTATTTATCACACGAGATCAATTTTAGAAAACCCGATTCAGAAATTTATGAGTTTGTTTTGAATGAAAATAATTTAGTAGCACAAGAAACTTTATTTGTAGATGATTTAAAAGAAAACACAGAACAAGCCCAAAAATTAGGCATTCATGTTTGGAATTTAGTTCCAGAAAAAGAGGAAGTAACAAGTCTATTTACAAAAAACAAATTTCTTTGA
- a CDS encoding DMT family transporter gives MMYLFLSILISTGLFVIFKYFGIYKIDVLKAIFINYVVACAIGFSLAERDFPIVEIPTQPWFLWAIFLGVLFVSIFFVMAMTAQKNGVSVASVAGKMSVVIPVFFGIFLYNESVTFLKITGILIALVAVYLASVKEKSESSKNASLLFPILLFLGSGTIDTSLKYIEVMYVPKNDVAIFSGSLFSIAAIFSLVILLIRTLKTREPFGLKNVIAGISLGIPNYFSIIFLIKALQTEGFESSTLFTINNVGIVIASTLVGIFLFKEEFSIKNKIGVALAVIGIVIVALA, from the coding sequence TTGATGTATCTTTTTTTAAGCATCCTTATTTCTACTGGATTATTTGTCATTTTTAAATATTTTGGTATCTATAAAATAGATGTTTTAAAAGCCATCTTTATCAATTATGTTGTTGCTTGCGCCATTGGTTTTAGTTTGGCAGAAAGAGATTTTCCTATTGTAGAAATCCCCACTCAACCTTGGTTTTTATGGGCTATTTTTTTAGGGGTATTATTTGTTTCTATCTTTTTTGTAATGGCAATGACAGCTCAAAAAAACGGTGTTTCTGTGGCCTCTGTTGCAGGTAAAATGTCTGTTGTAATTCCGGTTTTTTTTGGTATTTTTTTATATAACGAATCCGTTACTTTTTTAAAAATAACTGGAATACTTATAGCTTTAGTCGCTGTGTATTTAGCCTCTGTAAAAGAAAAATCAGAAAGTTCTAAAAATGCTAGTTTGCTGTTCCCTATTCTACTTTTTCTGGGTTCTGGAACTATTGATACTTCTCTAAAATATATAGAAGTGATGTATGTACCTAAAAACGATGTAGCTATTTTTTCTGGAAGCCTATTTAGTATTGCCGCTATTTTTTCATTGGTAATTTTATTAATTAGGACACTAAAAACCCGAGAACCATTTGGATTAAAAAATGTTATTGCAGGGATTTCTCTTGGGATTCCTAATTATTTTTCAATTATCTTTTTAATCAAAGCGCTACAAACTGAAGGTTTTGAAAGTTCTACATTATTTACAATCAACAACGTTGGTATTGTCATTGCATCAACCTTAGTAGGAATATTTCTTTTTAAAGAAGAATTTAGCATCAAAAATAAAATTGGTGTTGCTTTAGCCGTAATAGGAATTGTAATTGTAGCTTTGGCTTAA
- a CDS encoding IMPACT family protein, with translation MENDRYKTILVPSEETLFKDRNSKFFGYAFPVLNEEDVKGFLDDLKKKHHTARHFCYAYQLGVEEIKYRANDDGEPNNSAGMPIYGQIQSFEVTNILIVSVRYFGGTKLGVGGLIHAYKTSAQITLEASEIVEKTIDILYQLNFEYDMMNKVMRIIKEKNIEIVHQKMELSCEYTIAIRKKDSDTIFKIFNHLYKVTIKILE, from the coding sequence ATGGAAAACGACCGTTACAAAACTATTTTAGTGCCCTCAGAAGAGACCCTCTTTAAAGACAGAAATAGCAAGTTTTTTGGCTATGCGTTTCCTGTTTTAAATGAAGAGGATGTAAAAGGTTTTTTAGACGATTTAAAGAAAAAACATCATACAGCAAGACATTTTTGTTATGCCTATCAACTAGGCGTAGAAGAGATAAAATACAGAGCCAATGATGATGGTGAGCCGAACAATTCTGCTGGAATGCCAATTTATGGTCAAATACAATCTTTTGAAGTTACTAATATCTTAATCGTTTCTGTTCGTTATTTTGGGGGCACAAAACTAGGTGTTGGTGGTTTGATACATGCCTATAAAACTTCTGCCCAAATTACTTTAGAAGCCTCGGAAATTGTAGAAAAAACAATCGATATTTTATACCAATTGAATTTTGAATACGACATGATGAATAAAGTCATGAGAATTATCAAAGAGAAAAATATCGAAATTGTTCATCAAAAAATGGAGTTATCTTGCGAGTATACCATTGCTATCAGAAAAAAAGATTCTGACACTATTTTTAAAATATTTAATCACTTATATAAAGTTACCATTAAAATTTTAGAGTAA
- a CDS encoding response regulator, giving the protein MKSNKKPTYKELEDEISKLKLQYSIQKEKKNDNATLTEDSEFTLLEHGQNLGLLFKNMPSAFVYAKIIYNKNKAIDFEFIEVNDAFDALTGYRNVVGKRASEFMFTVKGLDAGMLEMISSEYAIGIPKNLEYYISVLDKWILVKIFSPKKDYFIAVYLDITVQKKEEEKRIKTEEKKRPKEKEEETYLFSTFSNMGEPVFVKDNQSKFVFVNNAFCVLFNLKRAQIIGKTFVNRYTPEEQDLFLKIDRQVILHGQENIEEELLTLRNDQIRTIATRKTRFINSEGKRFLIGIIHDITERYQAENKFKVAELKLKKIKNELTEAQKLIHAGSWTFNITTQKSEWSDETFHIWGFDSKKGAPDFKTILNRIHPDDVKSFHSAFTKTTTLGLLQDIEFRICLPNGEQKVIRGIYTAVLAANGKIISVLSTSQDITKQKLFTKDLVNLQRLEAISEMSSSIAHDFNNSLQSITGNLEIIKLQNNLSETSRERLNNIEYTIKDVFRRVHVLQYFGSTEHMPKNTEPIHLNKLVQESLKQFGPLWKGYKEKEGLKINITTDFGDIPAINCNKKELKIVLHNLIKNSVEAIPKNGTIHFKTSKNSKNISLTITDTGIGMDEETKLKVFQPFYSTKGLTAGRGLGMSRVYNIVKKHKGNVFVKSSELRKGTTIEILLPINLQQESKNISEKKQAPRNKTALNILWVDDDIDIRENSSELLELIGYNCNHAASGKDALEYLNKNTCDIVFTDIGMPEMNGWELTSAIKQTFGEKIKIIIVSGWNIDEEIKNKHDVHFVLQKPFTLEELEQVLKII; this is encoded by the coding sequence ATGAAATCAAATAAAAAGCCTACCTACAAAGAATTGGAAGACGAAATTTCTAAACTTAAATTACAGTATTCAATCCAAAAAGAAAAAAAAAACGATAACGCTACTTTAACTGAAGATAGCGAGTTTACTTTGTTAGAACACGGGCAGAACTTGGGACTTCTGTTTAAAAATATGCCAAGCGCATTTGTGTACGCCAAAATCATTTATAACAAAAACAAGGCTATTGATTTTGAATTTATTGAAGTTAATGATGCTTTTGATGCACTAACTGGATACCGTAATGTTGTCGGAAAAAGAGCCTCAGAATTTATGTTTACCGTCAAGGGTTTAGACGCTGGTATGCTAGAAATGATTAGTAGCGAATACGCCATAGGAATCCCTAAAAATTTAGAATATTATATAAGTGTTTTGGACAAATGGATTTTAGTGAAAATATTTTCACCAAAAAAGGACTATTTTATAGCTGTATATTTAGACATTACCGTTCAAAAAAAGGAAGAAGAAAAACGAATAAAAACCGAAGAAAAAAAGAGACCCAAAGAGAAAGAAGAAGAAACCTATCTTTTTAGTACTTTTAGCAACATGGGCGAGCCTGTTTTTGTGAAAGACAATCAAAGTAAGTTCGTTTTTGTTAATAACGCTTTTTGTGTACTTTTTAACCTTAAAAGAGCTCAAATCATCGGGAAAACATTTGTTAATCGATATACACCTGAAGAGCAAGATCTATTTTTAAAAATTGATAGGCAAGTGATTCTTCATGGACAGGAAAATATAGAAGAAGAATTACTTACATTACGCAATGATCAAATTCGAACAATAGCTACCCGAAAGACACGATTTATAAATTCTGAAGGAAAACGGTTTCTTATTGGAATAATTCATGACATTACTGAGCGTTACCAGGCAGAAAATAAATTTAAAGTAGCTGAATTAAAATTAAAAAAAATTAAGAATGAATTAACCGAAGCACAGAAATTAATACATGCTGGTAGCTGGACATTTAATATTACAACTCAAAAATCAGAATGGTCTGATGAAACGTTTCATATCTGGGGGTTTGATTCAAAAAAAGGTGCTCCTGACTTTAAGACCATTTTGAATAGAATTCACCCTGATGACGTAAAATCATTTCATAGTGCTTTTACTAAAACTACTACTCTTGGGCTACTGCAGGATATTGAATTTAGAATTTGCCTTCCTAATGGAGAACAAAAAGTAATACGAGGTATTTACACTGCTGTGTTGGCAGCTAATGGTAAAATAATTAGTGTATTAAGTACTAGTCAAGATATTACCAAACAAAAATTATTTACAAAGGATCTTGTAAATCTTCAAAGACTTGAAGCTATCAGTGAAATGTCTTCTTCTATTGCCCACGACTTTAATAATTCGTTACAAAGTATTACTGGAAATTTAGAAATTATAAAACTACAAAATAATTTATCAGAAACTTCGAGAGAACGCCTTAACAATATTGAATATACGATAAAAGATGTGTTTCGTAGAGTGCATGTATTACAATATTTTGGTAGTACAGAGCATATGCCTAAAAATACAGAACCTATTCATTTAAATAAACTCGTTCAAGAAAGTTTAAAACAATTTGGCCCACTTTGGAAAGGTTACAAAGAAAAAGAAGGATTAAAAATTAATATAACAACCGATTTCGGTGATATTCCAGCAATTAATTGTAATAAAAAAGAATTAAAAATAGTGCTCCATAATTTAATTAAAAATAGTGTTGAAGCTATACCTAAAAACGGAACCATCCATTTTAAAACAAGCAAAAACTCAAAAAACATATCTTTAACAATTACAGACACTGGGATAGGTATGGACGAAGAAACCAAATTAAAAGTGTTTCAACCCTTTTATTCAACAAAAGGATTAACTGCAGGTAGAGGTCTCGGAATGAGCAGGGTTTATAACATTGTAAAAAAGCACAAAGGAAATGTTTTTGTTAAATCGTCTGAATTAAGAAAAGGAACGACCATAGAAATTTTATTGCCGATTAACTTGCAACAAGAAAGCAAGAATATTTCTGAAAAAAAACAAGCGCCTAGAAACAAAACAGCACTAAATATTTTATGGGTAGATGATGACATTGATATAAGAGAAAATTCTAGTGAATTATTAGAATTAATTGGTTACAACTGCAATCATGCAGCTAGTGGGAAAGATGCTTTAGAATATCTAAATAAAAATACCTGCGATATAGTATTTACAGACATTGGTATGCCTGAAATGAATGGATGGGAACTTACTTCCGCTATTAAACAAACTTTTGGTGAAAAAATAAAAATTATAATCGTGTCGGGTTGGAATATTGATGAGGAAATTAAAAATAAACATGATGTTCATTTTGTTTTACAAAAACCTTTTACACTAGAAGAATTAGAACAAGTTCTTAAAATAATCTAG
- a CDS encoding LruC domain-containing protein, translated as MNTFNRYSLLLVLIIFSACNNKFTEQPTDPNDLTLNDLEISPNFDWENTQDAKVTIFTKDNAGNAVPNVKVSIWTNFEEENGVEIINGATDNQGEFKVDYNFEADMEEVVLKTDFIGFIPEAKVPIENGNIYFTFGGTRDSQKNQNAGSKSFYSKVDRTLKSKFSANININYLGSYDGNGVPDYLEDEGDYISPEFLNDVNAALPENRPVPTYHPEYLVDGNEQNIVVLEEAEVWVTFVSEGAGYRNVLAYYTYDRDFPPTTTADIKDCYVIFPNVSFQGSGGGLYSGDKVSLGTFQKNTVIGWMLMRDGWNGPSQQSTEGRGLLYSNSELNPEPDVEHQQHTVLLLDKERDVILISFEDLIRPGGDNDFNDAVFYATANPIENIEIENIQIANPDPIDTDEDGINDSFDDYPEDPNLAFNNYFASSGLYGTLAFEDQWPSKGDYDFNDLVIDYNFNRISNAANKVVTLQGKFIVRAIGASFQNGFGFTIEGLNPSLIESVSGTQYTEGYIQNNANGTEAGQSSATIIVFDNAWKHGFGNTTQNEPYRAGDTITVNINLVNPIDADEFGMAPFNPFIIVNKERGREVHLANYPPTDLADLSYFGESSDDTQPAAGKYYKTEQNLPWAINFPSKFEYPIEKVSIELSHLKFVPWVLSEGLEYNNWYKNETDFRKDANIYQEQ; from the coding sequence ATGAATACTTTTAATCGTTATTCTCTATTACTTGTGCTGATTATTTTTAGTGCCTGTAACAACAAGTTCACAGAACAACCTACAGATCCTAATGATTTGACTTTAAATGACTTAGAAATTTCACCTAATTTTGATTGGGAGAATACACAAGACGCTAAGGTTACAATATTCACAAAAGACAACGCTGGTAATGCTGTACCGAATGTTAAGGTTAGTATATGGACTAATTTTGAGGAAGAAAATGGTGTTGAAATTATAAACGGGGCAACTGATAACCAAGGAGAATTTAAAGTTGATTACAACTTTGAAGCTGATATGGAGGAAGTGGTTTTAAAAACTGACTTCATCGGTTTTATACCGGAAGCAAAAGTACCCATAGAAAACGGAAATATTTACTTTACATTCGGAGGCACTAGAGATAGTCAAAAAAATCAAAATGCTGGTTCTAAATCTTTTTATTCTAAAGTGGATCGCACACTAAAAAGTAAATTTAGTGCCAATATTAATATCAACTATCTTGGTAGCTATGACGGAAATGGAGTTCCTGATTATTTAGAAGACGAAGGCGATTATATTAGTCCTGAATTTTTAAATGATGTAAATGCAGCTCTACCAGAAAACCGTCCTGTTCCGACATATCACCCTGAATATTTAGTAGATGGCAATGAGCAAAACATTGTCGTTTTAGAAGAAGCTGAAGTTTGGGTAACTTTTGTCTCGGAAGGAGCAGGTTATAGAAATGTGTTGGCATATTATACGTATGATCGAGATTTTCCGCCAACAACAACTGCAGACATAAAAGATTGTTATGTAATCTTTCCGAATGTATCTTTTCAAGGTTCTGGAGGTGGATTATATTCAGGGGATAAAGTATCTTTAGGTACTTTCCAAAAAAACACTGTAATTGGTTGGATGTTAATGCGTGATGGTTGGAATGGTCCAAGTCAACAATCTACAGAAGGTAGAGGTTTATTATATTCCAATTCAGAATTAAATCCAGAACCCGATGTAGAACACCAACAGCACACTGTATTGCTTTTAGATAAAGAAAGAGATGTAATTTTAATTTCGTTCGAAGATTTAATTCGTCCTGGTGGAGACAATGATTTTAATGATGCCGTTTTTTACGCAACTGCAAACCCTATTGAGAATATAGAAATAGAAAATATACAAATAGCCAACCCTGATCCTATAGATACGGATGAAGACGGAATTAATGATAGTTTTGATGACTATCCAGAAGATCCTAATTTAGCTTTTAACAATTATTTTGCTAGTAGTGGTTTATACGGAACTTTAGCTTTTGAAGATCAATGGCCATCTAAAGGAGATTACGATTTTAATGATTTAGTAATTGATTATAATTTTAACAGAATCTCTAATGCAGCAAACAAAGTCGTTACCTTACAAGGTAAGTTTATTGTTAGAGCTATTGGTGCTAGTTTTCAAAATGGTTTTGGTTTTACCATCGAAGGGCTAAATCCTTCACTTATTGAATCTGTGTCGGGTACTCAATATACAGAAGGATACATTCAAAATAATGCCAACGGAACCGAAGCAGGACAAAGCAGCGCCACCATTATTGTATTTGATAATGCTTGGAAACATGGTTTTGGTAATACCACACAAAATGAGCCTTACAGGGCTGGTGATACAATTACTGTAAATATAAACCTAGTAAACCCTATCGATGCAGATGAGTTTGGTATGGCCCCATTTAACCCATTTATTATCGTAAATAAAGAAAGAGGAAGAGAAGTACATTTAGCCAATTATCCACCAACTGATTTAGCAGATCTATCTTACTTTGGTGAATCTTCTGATGATACGCAACCTGCTGCAGGAAAGTATTACAAGACAGAACAAAATTTACCATGGGCTATTAATTTTCCGAGTAAATTTGAATATCCTATTGAAAAAGTTAGCATAGAATTAAGCCATTTAAAGTTTGTTCCTTGGGTGTTAAGTGAAGGACTTGAGTATAATAACTGGTATAAAAATGAAACAGACTTTAGAAAAGATGCTAATATTTATCAAGAGCAGTAA
- a CDS encoding ATP-binding response regulator, with the protein MRSTKIENVFIELNITFSGVIKNIIAGKFAQNEFTPNSSIFTACPYLIGTLEALPFRENITMEGMIISTDDIEYQVDLELFKTDEVVSVLIHNRTNVYKVVKQLNQNRNDLFFMKREILEKNKELAILKKVADKANEEKTRFLAMMSHEVRNPLNTILGYTAMISEEKLSEKAQEYINYLALAGKNLKVIVDDILDLSRIEAGKLQLASEEINIKELLKGSFINYQYQHKNKQVALKIATSENIPEIVIGDGVRVNQILSNLMSNALKFTKKGSISLQLALVSESEEQAEVRFKITDTGRGMTAAQTAKIFEEYGQTELDDNRVFGGAGLGLSIVKLLVEAMNGAISVASELHIGTTFSVDIPFQKVLKESGSKEIELPSKGLKSLQGKHILLADDGLLNQKITSYFLQKEEVRITTAKDGLEALNLINEQVFDMVILDINMPEITGETLIQQKATFQKNQEIPFLALTGNATPEDKAHYLKIGFSEVIFKPYKPDELIDKIKRCF; encoded by the coding sequence TTGAGATCAACCAAAATTGAAAATGTTTTCATTGAATTAAATATTACTTTTTCGGGAGTTATAAAAAATATTATTGCGGGTAAATTTGCGCAAAATGAGTTTACACCCAATTCTTCTATTTTTACGGCATGCCCATATTTAATTGGTACTTTAGAGGCATTACCTTTTCGTGAAAATATTACGATGGAAGGAATGATTATTAGCACGGATGACATAGAATATCAAGTAGATTTAGAGTTGTTTAAAACAGATGAAGTTGTTTCTGTTTTAATTCATAACCGCACAAATGTCTACAAAGTTGTAAAGCAACTAAATCAAAATAGGAATGATTTATTTTTTATGAAAAGAGAAATTTTAGAAAAAAATAAAGAATTGGCTATTTTAAAAAAAGTTGCGGATAAAGCGAATGAAGAAAAAACGCGTTTTTTGGCAATGATGAGTCATGAGGTGAGAAATCCGTTAAACACAATATTAGGATATACAGCAATGATATCCGAAGAAAAATTAAGCGAAAAAGCACAAGAGTATATCAATTATCTTGCATTAGCGGGTAAAAATTTAAAAGTAATTGTTGATGATATTTTAGATTTATCTAGAATTGAAGCAGGTAAATTGCAATTGGCTTCAGAAGAAATAAATATAAAAGAGTTATTAAAAGGTAGTTTTATAAATTATCAATATCAACATAAAAATAAGCAAGTAGCTTTAAAAATAGCAACCTCAGAAAACATACCCGAAATTGTAATAGGAGATGGCGTGCGAGTCAATCAAATTTTATCAAACTTAATGAGTAATGCCTTAAAGTTTACTAAAAAGGGAAGTATTTCTCTGCAGTTAGCATTGGTTTCTGAAAGCGAAGAACAGGCAGAAGTTCGTTTTAAAATTACGGATACTGGAAGAGGAATGACCGCAGCGCAAACTGCAAAAATATTTGAGGAATATGGTCAAACAGAACTCGATGACAATCGGGTTTTTGGAGGTGCAGGTTTGGGTTTATCCATTGTAAAGTTACTAGTAGAGGCTATGAATGGTGCTATATCTGTAGCAAGTGAATTACATATAGGAACTACTTTTTCTGTTGATATTCCGTTTCAAAAAGTTTTAAAGGAATCAGGATCGAAAGAAATTGAGTTGCCATCTAAAGGGTTAAAAAGCCTACAAGGAAAACACATTTTATTAGCGGATGATGGTTTGTTAAATCAGAAAATAACGTCCTATTTTTTACAAAAGGAAGAGGTACGCATTACCACTGCAAAAGATGGTTTAGAGGCTTTAAATTTGATCAATGAACAAGTTTTTGATATGGTTATTTTAGATATTAATATGCCAGAAATTACAGGTGAAACTTTAATTCAACAAAAAGCTACTTTCCAAAAAAACCAGGAGATTCCGTTTTTAGCTTTAACAGGAAATGCCACTCCAGAAGACAAAGCACATTATTTAAAAATTGGTTTTAGTGAGGTAATTTTTAAACCTTATAAACCTGATGAATTAATTGATAAAATTAAGCGTTGTTTTTAG
- a CDS encoding Rab family GTPase, with protein MIAKKVLLVGNFGVGKTSLIRRFVFNEFSEDYISTIGVRVSSKIVRLDGVQIKLLIWDVAGIKDDEKVPKAYFLGASAALYVFDLSREETYLNIKNQVEMIKELSGLSTITVVGNKKDLLTADEINILKKTIEIPVDMITSAKENDQVEDAFNILAKQSLK; from the coding sequence ATGATTGCAAAAAAAGTTTTATTAGTAGGTAATTTTGGAGTTGGTAAAACCTCATTAATTAGAAGGTTTGTGTTCAATGAATTTTCTGAAGATTATATAAGTACTATTGGAGTTAGAGTTAGTTCAAAAATTGTGAGGCTTGATGGAGTCCAAATTAAATTATTAATTTGGGATGTTGCGGGTATAAAAGATGATGAAAAAGTACCAAAAGCTTATTTCTTAGGAGCTAGCGCCGCTTTATATGTGTTCGATTTAAGTAGAGAAGAGACCTACCTAAATATAAAAAATCAGGTTGAGATGATTAAGGAATTATCGGGTTTATCCACAATTACGGTGGTAGGGAATAAAAAAGACTTGCTAACTGCAGACGAAATTAATATTCTTAAAAAGACCATCGAAATTCCTGTTGATATGATTACAAGTGCAAAAGAAAATGACCAGGTAGAAGATGCCTTTAACATATTAGCCAAACAATCTTTAAAATAA